A genome region from Myxococcales bacterium includes the following:
- a CDS encoding flavin reductase, which translates to MEFKIVSENSAINQALFQVTHGLYILTSTSGGRLNGQCLDALMQVTSIPPRIAIGVGKRTLTCEMISESGLFVANVIDRLEPGCYDKVKWFGFQSGRHVDKFHDYLYELGELGVPILPEAKAFYECRVERELSSDLGTHMLFVGSVVRAGVREDGEPLTYNEYRKVIKKGAKNG; encoded by the coding sequence ATGGAATTTAAAATAGTTTCAGAAAATTCAGCTATAAACCAGGCGCTTTTTCAGGTTACGCACGGCCTTTATATTTTAACCTCCACCTCGGGCGGGAGGTTAAACGGACAATGCCTTGATGCACTTATGCAGGTGACGAGCATACCACCGCGAATAGCGATCGGCGTGGGCAAGAGGACGCTCACATGCGAGATGATATCGGAGAGCGGGCTTTTCGTGGCGAACGTGATCGATCGATTGGAGCCGGGCTGTTATGACAAGGTTAAATGGTTCGGATTCCAAAGCGGAAGACATGTCGATAAGTTTCATGACTATCTCTATGAGCTTGGAGAGCTCGGCGTCCCGATACTTCCGGAGGCAAAGGCATTTTACGAATGCAGGGTGGAAAGGGAGCTCTCTTCAGATCTCGGCACGCACATGCTCTTCGTAGGGAGCGTCGTGCGCGCCGGGGTGCGCGAGGATGGCGAACCTCTGACCTATAATGAGTACAGGAAGGTAATCAAAAAAGGAGCGAAGAATGGATAA
- a CDS encoding transcriptional repressor: MRASSRNTVQKKVILEAIRSVKSHPTADELFSMVRRSLPNISLATVYRNLEQMSEAGIIKKIEVAGKQKRFDADLSDHCHFRCRDCGAVHDFEIPSISTIIDRLEGVADHDLSVEGYNIEFFGRCSKCRNNSQLPKQAERRD; this comes from the coding sequence ATGAGAGCTTCCTCAAGAAATACTGTTCAGAAGAAGGTGATTTTGGAGGCCATTCGCAGCGTCAAGAGCCATCCTACTGCGGATGAACTCTTCTCGATGGTCAGGAGGAGCCTGCCTAACATAAGCCTTGCCACGGTCTATAGGAATTTGGAACAGATGTCCGAGGCTGGAATAATCAAAAAGATAGAGGTGGCCGGAAAACAGAAGAGATTCGATGCCGACCTGAGCGATCACTGTCATTTCAGGTGCAGGGATTGCGGTGCGGTCCATGACTTTGAGATCCCCTCTATTAGCACCATCATCGACCGCCTGGAGGGGGTCGCAGATCACGATCTGAGCGTCGAGGGGTATAATATTGAGTTCTTCGGACGTTGTAGCAAGTGCAGAAACAATTCGCAGCTGCCAAAACAGGCGGAAAGGAGAGATTAA
- a CDS encoding ferritin: protein MMNKRVRDAMNVQIQKEIFSSYLYLSMAAYFDSVGLDGMASWMRVQSQEELFHAMKFFDHLKDREGRVELLALEKPATEWASPLEAFKAAYEHEKMISASINNIMTIAHEEKDYAAFPMLSWFVEEQIEEEASVSKIVGELERLGSSGHGMMMIDRELGVRTFTYPAATTAE from the coding sequence ATGATGAATAAAAGGGTAAGGGACGCGATGAACGTCCAAATCCAAAAAGAAATTTTTTCGTCGTACCTCTACCTGTCGATGGCCGCTTATTTCGATTCAGTCGGGCTTGACGGGATGGCCTCTTGGATGAGGGTTCAGTCGCAGGAGGAGCTTTTTCATGCGATGAAATTTTTCGATCACTTGAAGGATCGTGAAGGCAGGGTAGAGCTGTTGGCGCTCGAAAAACCGGCTACCGAATGGGCTTCTCCGCTGGAGGCGTTCAAGGCAGCGTACGAGCATGAGAAGATGATATCGGCATCGATAAATAACATCATGACGATCGCGCACGAGGAAAAGGATTACGCAGCCTTTCCGATGCTCAGCTGGTTTGTCGAGGAGCAGATAGAGGAAGAGGCGTCCGTTTCCAAGATTGTTGGCGAGCTGGAACGTCTTGGATCTTCAGGACATGGCATGATGATGATCGATCGTGAACTCGGCGTCAGGACATTCACCTATCCCGCTGCAACGACGGCTGAGTAG
- a CDS encoding fumarylacetoacetate hydrolase family protein — MKKIIFGEVEISPSKIVCVGKNYRAHIAEMGGAGAGSEPAIFIKPNSAISFGEDEIVIPESFGLIHYEVELCMLIGDECSFVKEADAMTFVSAYCVGLDLTLRDMQSAAKKFGWPWTLSKGFNGSAPIGGFIPASKIPDPMALEILLKVNGDFRQRSNTSQMIFSPAKIISYISSYITLEAGDIVMTGTPEGVGPLYNGDSVIAEIEPCPSLQLRILRT; from the coding sequence ATGAAAAAGATAATATTTGGCGAGGTGGAAATATCTCCCTCTAAAATCGTATGCGTCGGTAAAAATTATCGCGCGCATATCGCCGAGATGGGGGGCGCCGGCGCGGGCTCGGAGCCGGCAATATTCATAAAGCCCAATTCTGCCATTTCTTTCGGGGAGGATGAGATTGTGATTCCTGAAAGCTTTGGGCTCATTCATTACGAGGTAGAACTTTGCATGCTTATAGGCGATGAGTGCAGCTTTGTGAAAGAGGCTGATGCGATGACATTTGTATCAGCGTATTGCGTTGGGCTGGACCTAACCTTGCGCGACATGCAGTCAGCGGCAAAGAAATTTGGATGGCCGTGGACTCTTTCCAAAGGTTTTAACGGCTCCGCTCCGATTGGCGGTTTCATTCCAGCCTCCAAAATTCCTGATCCTATGGCCCTTGAGATTTTGCTCAAGGTAAACGGTGATTTCAGACAGCGCTCGAATACATCCCAGATGATTTTCTCGCCGGCGAAAATAATAAGTTATATTTCCAGCTATATAACCCTCGAGGCCGGTGATATCGTGATGACGGGGACCCCTGAAGGGGTGGGCCCTCTGTACAATGGCGACTCGGTAATTGCGGAGATAGAGCCTTGCCCCTCTCTTCAGCTCAGGATCTTGCGAACCTAG
- the tpx gene encoding thiol peroxidase, which translates to MSEHKGAVTFQGVPLTLVGNTVKIGDLAPDVSLTGTDMNEVKLSSFRGKVCVILSVPSLDTAVCDIETRRFNLEAEKLGSNVHIIAVSMDLPFAQKRWCGAASVERVHLMSDHKEALFGNEYGLLIKELRLLARSVIILDREGYVRYNELVGEITKEPNYEEVLAALKELL; encoded by the coding sequence ATGTCGGAACACAAGGGTGCTGTTACATTTCAGGGCGTGCCGCTGACTTTGGTTGGAAATACCGTGAAGATCGGCGATCTTGCGCCCGACGTCTCGCTCACCGGCACGGATATGAACGAGGTAAAGCTCTCCTCTTTCCGCGGCAAGGTTTGCGTTATCCTGTCCGTTCCTTCGCTCGATACTGCCGTGTGTGATATCGAAACCCGGCGTTTCAACTTGGAGGCCGAGAAACTGGGTTCTAACGTTCACATCATAGCCGTAAGCATGGATCTTCCGTTTGCCCAGAAACGCTGGTGCGGCGCGGCCTCGGTCGAGAGGGTTCACCTCATGTCTGACCATAAAGAGGCCCTCTTCGGAAATGAGTACGGCCTTCTCATAAAGGAGTTGCGGCTGCTCGCCAGATCCGTCATCATCTTGGATCGTGAAGGGTATGTCAGATACAACGAACTGGTTGGAGAAATTACCAAGGAACCAAATTATGAAGAGGTTCTGGCGGCTTTAAAAGAGCTGCTTTAA
- a CDS encoding desulfoferrodoxin, producing MTKKLEIYKCEICGNMVEMIHAGAGSLVCCNQPMRLFAENTTDGAKEKHVPVVETQDGRILVKVGSAVHPMEEKHYIEWIELIAGDKAFRKFLKPGDKPEAAFCKPDGAFTVREYCNLHGLWKGES from the coding sequence ATGACGAAGAAATTGGAAATTTATAAGTGCGAGATATGCGGCAATATGGTCGAGATGATCCATGCCGGCGCGGGTTCTCTTGTCTGCTGCAATCAGCCGATGAGGCTCTTCGCTGAAAACACGACCGATGGCGCCAAGGAAAAACATGTCCCGGTGGTCGAAACTCAGGACGGTCGCATCCTGGTCAAGGTTGGCAGCGCGGTGCATCCTATGGAAGAAAAGCACTATATCGAATGGATAGAGCTGATAGCTGGTGACAAGGCCTTCAGAAAATTTTTGAAGCCCGGCGACAAGCCAGAAGCCGCTTTTTGCAAACCGGATGGGGCTTTTACCGTCCGCGAATACTGCAACCTGCATGGACTTTGGAAAGGGGAAAGCTAA
- a CDS encoding rubredoxin, translating into MDKWICDVCGYVYDPEAGDPTNGVAPGTKFEDIPEDWACPECGVGKDQFSKM; encoded by the coding sequence ATGGATAAGTGGATATGCGATGTGTGTGGTTATGTGTATGACCCGGAGGCGGGTGATCCCACAAATGGCGTTGCTCCAGGCACCAAATTCGAGGACATCCCGGAAGATTGGGCGTGCCCCGAATGTGGGGTCGGGAAAGACCAGTTTTCCAAGATGTGA
- a CDS encoding DUF2156 domain-containing protein — translation MKDLGLISMEHRDIALEALAAFPPIASEQTFTNLYAWKESHPVGIISDSKNGLIFYADHGEFMSIYGAPLGNIELGDAATVIQKISGKPVIAAERIPHNIAIRGFERSDDRANHDYVYMREELASLSGNRFHAKKNLLNQCLENYECSYEEIGSENLSEVTEFMKRWCESRKCGTEPGLCHEYRAIRTILENYDSFPVTGAAIRIYGKVEAFTIGEKLNSETAVIHFEKASGNFKGLYQLVNNWFAKNHLAEFKFVNREQDLGIEGLRKAKESYNPHHMVEKSNVFFSKDAHARLKAQVEKRCGDVGA, via the coding sequence ATGAAAGACCTTGGCCTGATATCGATGGAGCACAGGGATATCGCACTCGAAGCGCTCGCGGCATTTCCACCAATTGCGTCCGAACAGACCTTTACCAACCTCTATGCCTGGAAGGAATCGCATCCTGTCGGCATAATCTCCGACTCAAAAAACGGACTGATATTCTACGCCGACCACGGGGAATTCATGTCGATATACGGCGCACCGCTGGGGAATATCGAACTTGGCGATGCGGCTACGGTAATTCAAAAGATATCGGGAAAGCCAGTGATCGCCGCCGAAAGAATTCCGCATAACATAGCTATTCGCGGCTTCGAAAGGTCGGATGACAGAGCAAATCATGATTATGTTTATATGAGAGAAGAACTCGCATCACTCTCAGGAAACAGATTTCACGCCAAGAAGAACCTTCTCAACCAGTGCCTGGAAAACTACGAATGTTCCTACGAGGAGATCGGCTCTGAAAACCTGAGCGAGGTGACGGAATTCATGAAGAGATGGTGCGAATCGAGAAAATGCGGAACCGAGCCCGGCCTCTGTCACGAATATCGCGCAATAAGGACGATCCTTGAAAACTACGACAGTTTCCCGGTAACAGGGGCCGCGATAAGGATCTATGGAAAAGTCGAGGCGTTCACAATCGGGGAAAAACTGAACTCCGAGACCGCCGTCATCCACTTCGAAAAGGCCTCGGGAAATTTCAAGGGGCTGTACCAGCTGGTCAACAACTGGTTTGCGAAAAATCACCTCGCTGAATTTAAATTCGTAAATCGCGAGCAGGATCTGGGAATAGAGGGACTGCGCAAGGCAAAGGAAAGTTATAACCCCCATCACATGGTGGAAAAATCGAATGTCTTTTTTTCCAAAGATGCGCATGCAAGGCTAAAAGCGCAGGTAGAAAAGCGCTGCGGGGATGTCGGGGCTTGA
- the tkt gene encoding transketolase, with protein MKNSMIDIRCVNTLRMLAIDQVERAKSGHPGMPLGAAPMAYLLWAEFLRHNPKNPSWPNRDRFILSAGHGSALLYALLHLFGYDLPISELENFRQWGSRTPGHPEYNINLGIEATTGPLGQGIAMAVGMAVAERSMAARYNREGFPIVDHRTFVLCSDGDLMEGVAYEAASFAGHQRLGKLICLHDDNHISIEGETELAFTEDIGKRFRAYGWHVDRVRDGNDMGSISAAIKEAMKEDRPSFISVRTHIGFGSPKQDSASAHGAPLGAGASRITKEFYGWPADRSFFIPDDVRLRVEELSKRGGGLAASWQELFESYSKLYPDEAKCFERDIASVLCDGLDLKIPEFSSGENIATRSASGKVINSIAPFVPNLVGGSADLAPSNNTEISGASYASHEFPEGRNIHYGVREHAMAAITNGIALHSGFIPYCGTFLVFSDYMRPAIRLAALMDLHSIFIFTHDSIGVGEDGPTHQPIEHLMSLRTIPGLFVIRPADANETAAAWKFALECKSPVAIILSRQNLPVLPVDEYPVHAGVARGAYILKGRAWPDLILIATGSEVHLAMAAAEILEKKDLNVRVVSMPSWKIFEMQDVGYKEKVLPADAKKRISIEAGITLGWERYIGSEGRAIGIDRFGASAPGPVVMEKMGFTIDHVVSVAMELVGKGQ; from the coding sequence ATGAAAAATTCGATGATAGACATTAGATGCGTGAATACGCTGAGGATGTTGGCTATCGATCAGGTGGAGCGCGCTAAGTCGGGTCACCCCGGAATGCCGCTGGGGGCCGCACCTATGGCTTATCTGCTATGGGCCGAGTTTTTGAGACACAATCCAAAAAATCCCTCATGGCCCAACAGGGATAGATTCATCTTGTCAGCAGGGCATGGATCAGCCCTCCTGTATGCGCTTCTTCATCTGTTCGGCTATGATCTACCGATTTCCGAACTCGAAAATTTCAGGCAGTGGGGAAGCCGCACCCCCGGCCACCCGGAGTACAATATAAATCTGGGGATAGAGGCTACCACGGGGCCTCTGGGTCAGGGGATTGCCATGGCTGTCGGGATGGCTGTTGCTGAAAGGTCGATGGCTGCCCGGTATAACAGGGAGGGATTTCCCATCGTCGACCATAGGACATTCGTCTTGTGCTCTGACGGGGATCTCATGGAAGGGGTCGCCTATGAGGCCGCATCATTTGCGGGGCACCAGCGTCTTGGTAAACTAATCTGCCTTCACGATGATAATCATATATCCATCGAAGGGGAGACGGAGCTGGCCTTTACCGAGGACATCGGAAAGCGCTTCAGGGCCTATGGATGGCATGTCGATAGAGTCAGGGACGGCAACGACATGGGTTCGATCTCTGCCGCGATAAAAGAGGCTATGAAGGAAGACCGTCCCTCCTTTATATCGGTCAGAACGCATATAGGTTTTGGTTCTCCGAAGCAGGACAGCGCATCTGCGCACGGCGCACCTCTGGGGGCTGGCGCTTCTCGCATCACTAAGGAATTTTACGGATGGCCAGCCGACAGGAGTTTTTTCATTCCCGACGATGTGCGCCTGCGCGTCGAAGAACTTTCGAAGCGGGGAGGGGGGCTTGCGGCGAGCTGGCAGGAACTTTTTGAAAGCTATTCGAAGCTCTATCCCGACGAGGCCAAGTGTTTCGAGAGGGATATTGCATCGGTTCTGTGCGATGGTTTGGATTTGAAGATTCCGGAATTTTCCTCCGGCGAGAATATCGCTACGAGAAGTGCTTCTGGAAAGGTCATCAATTCAATTGCCCCATTTGTGCCGAACTTGGTCGGCGGTTCGGCTGACCTAGCGCCATCTAACAATACCGAGATATCCGGCGCAAGCTATGCATCACATGAGTTTCCAGAAGGAAGAAATATCCACTATGGGGTGAGGGAACATGCCATGGCTGCGATTACCAATGGCATTGCCCTTCATTCCGGCTTTATTCCGTACTGTGGGACCTTTCTGGTTTTTTCCGATTACATGAGGCCAGCGATACGCCTTGCAGCGCTAATGGATCTGCACAGCATCTTCATATTCACCCATGACTCGATAGGTGTCGGTGAGGACGGCCCGACGCATCAGCCGATTGAGCATCTGATGTCGCTTCGAACGATTCCGGGACTTTTTGTCATTCGCCCGGCGGATGCGAATGAGACTGCCGCGGCGTGGAAATTCGCGCTCGAGTGCAAGAGCCCTGTAGCGATTATTCTCTCGAGGCAGAATCTTCCCGTTCTACCGGTCGATGAATATCCGGTGCACGCCGGTGTCGCAAGAGGGGCATACATACTGAAGGGAAGGGCGTGGCCGGACCTTATACTCATAGCCACCGGTTCGGAGGTCCATCTTGCCATGGCGGCTGCGGAAATTTTGGAGAAAAAGGATCTCAATGTAAGAGTGGTCTCCATGCCGTCCTGGAAGATATTCGAGATGCAGGATGTCGGATACAAAGAGAAGGTCCTTCCAGCCGATGCGAAAAAAAGGATTTCAATAGAGGCTGGTATCACGCTGGGATGGGAGAGGTATATTGGAAGTGAAGGGCGTGCGATAGGGATCGACAGGTTTGGCGCTTCGGCGCCGGGGCCAGTGGTTATGGAAAAGATGGGTTTTACGATTGATCACGTAGTGTCGGTAGCTATGGAGTTGGTCGGGAAGGGGCAATAA
- a CDS encoding ferritin family protein, with protein MKNDLTAVEVIGMGIRSEQDAAAFYGKVSKKVKNPLVRAKFEQLAREEVGHKAMLVAMYQKITGEKNPPQIPGEPDTAEKGGVLIDVEDMEELLNFAIFREQESSRFYSEAASFSKDPSGKRTLEYLAGIERAHEAMLAEEKAAFLRDRDWYLNNDDIQLVGP; from the coding sequence ATGAAAAACGATCTTACCGCAGTTGAGGTGATAGGAATGGGAATAAGGAGCGAACAGGATGCCGCTGCCTTCTATGGAAAAGTTTCCAAGAAAGTTAAGAACCCCCTTGTGAGAGCTAAATTTGAACAGCTCGCGCGGGAGGAGGTAGGGCATAAGGCGATGCTCGTAGCCATGTACCAGAAAATTACCGGTGAAAAAAATCCTCCGCAGATACCGGGCGAGCCCGATACGGCTGAAAAGGGCGGAGTCCTCATCGATGTCGAGGATATGGAGGAGCTGCTGAATTTCGCTATCTTCCGGGAGCAGGAGTCCTCGCGTTTTTATTCAGAAGCGGCCTCGTTTTCAAAGGATCCCAGCGGGAAGCGCACTCTCGAGTATCTCGCGGGTATAGAGCGAGCGCACGAGGCTATGCTTGCTGAGGAGAAGGCAGCCTTTCTGCGCGATCGCGATTGGTATTTAAACAATGACGACATTCAGCTTGTTGGACCGTAA
- a CDS encoding rubrerythrin family protein, with the protein MALKGTRTEKNLLTAFSGESQARNRYTYYASKAKNEGFMQISDIFEETANHEKEHAKRLFKFLEGGEVEITGFFPAGVIGTTSENLKEAAGGENHEWTEMYPSFAKIAREEGFKEIADVFEAIAVAEKQHEKRYLDLKRNIDQGRVFKRDSKTMWRCRNCGYLHEGNEAPEKCAACAHPRAHFEILGENW; encoded by the coding sequence ATGGCTTTAAAAGGAACCAGGACAGAAAAGAATTTGCTGACGGCTTTCTCCGGAGAGTCGCAGGCCAGAAACAGGTACACCTATTATGCGTCAAAGGCGAAAAACGAAGGCTTCATGCAGATATCGGACATATTCGAAGAGACTGCCAACCATGAAAAGGAACACGCCAAGAGGTTGTTCAAATTTCTGGAGGGGGGTGAGGTTGAGATTACGGGTTTTTTCCCGGCCGGAGTCATCGGCACGACCTCCGAGAATCTCAAGGAGGCCGCTGGCGGAGAAAATCACGAGTGGACAGAGATGTACCCCTCATTCGCAAAAATTGCGCGTGAGGAGGGCTTCAAAGAGATTGCCGATGTATTCGAGGCGATCGCAGTCGCGGAAAAGCAGCATGAGAAGCGCTATCTCGATCTCAAGAGGAATATCGATCAGGGACGCGTCTTCAAGCGCGATAGCAAGACCATGTGGCGCTGTCGCAATTGCGGATACCTGCATGAAGGAAACGAAGCCCCTGAGAAGTGCGCAGCATGTGCGCATCCAAGGGCCCACTTCGAGATTCTGGGCGAAAACTGGTAA
- a CDS encoding DUF364 domain-containing protein — protein MRTNPVEKIIDTLRGDHPVTDVRICQRSVMVKSKRLGLAYLFPRDASSNEKRNQIRGCGSLTKLGAKELSAYALSDDLTEASVGVAAINSLIDIEEKKVQVRNGKKSLYERCAGKRVAMVGRFKFAEELKKLCAHLDILELHPSPGDLPAGAADDVIPLAEVVIITGTTLINGTFTHIADLTKNAFVSMLGPSSVISPVLFEYGIDEICGSRVIDDEMVIRFVSEGGSFGDLSGVEQIVLSREDNN, from the coding sequence GTGAGGACCAACCCGGTCGAAAAAATAATAGATACGCTGCGCGGTGACCATCCTGTCACCGATGTGAGGATCTGCCAAAGATCGGTAATGGTAAAAAGCAAAAGGCTTGGGCTCGCATATCTCTTTCCGAGAGATGCCTCTTCGAATGAGAAAAGAAACCAAATCCGCGGCTGCGGTTCGCTAACAAAACTCGGTGCCAAAGAACTCTCCGCTTACGCCCTTTCAGACGACCTGACCGAGGCATCAGTAGGAGTGGCGGCAATCAACTCTCTCATAGATATTGAAGAAAAGAAGGTCCAAGTTAGGAATGGTAAAAAATCATTGTATGAAAGGTGCGCTGGAAAGCGGGTGGCGATGGTTGGGCGTTTCAAATTCGCCGAAGAGTTGAAAAAACTCTGCGCGCATCTCGACATCCTCGAACTTCACCCCTCTCCCGGCGACCTGCCCGCCGGCGCCGCCGACGATGTGATACCCCTCGCTGAAGTCGTGATCATCACCGGAACAACCCTAATAAACGGCACCTTCACCCACATCGCCGATCTCACCAAGAACGCATTTGTAAGCATGCTCGGCCCATCATCGGTAATATCTCCCGTTCTGTTCGAATACGGAATAGATGAAATATGCGGATCCAGGGTCATCGATGACGAAATGGTCATTCGATTCGTGAGTGAAGGAGGAAGTTTCGGGGATCTGTCGGGTGTCGAACAGATAGTGCTTTCCAGAGAGGACAATAATTAA
- a CDS encoding SO_0444 family Cu/Zn efflux transporter, which produces MLQILYGISDAIFDLLNEMSPYLLFGFIFAGILHVLFPIDAFARHLGKRGFWSVIKAVIFGIPLPLCSCSVIPSAILLRRRGASRGAILSFLVATPITGIDSIMATYSLMGLFFTVFRVIASSVTAIVTGIMGNLLLPKEELVMHVHHYPPMSDDPQCCHDEAAKRSMKIHHRIRTLFRYAFIELLGDIWKWLVIGLIVGGVISYFVPENIIQRYLGGGLQPMLIMMLVGIPMYICATGSIPIVAALIFKGMSPGVGLVFLLAGPATNAVTFTVVARELGKGAAVIYVTCIAVMSLLMGLVLDLLWEKGSSPPLHAMTHGPMLPSWVSDSSTIIFLALILLVSIRNAGKGGGDKSCCGH; this is translated from the coding sequence ATGCTTCAGATCCTTTATGGAATTTCAGACGCAATCTTTGATCTTCTGAATGAAATGAGTCCGTATCTTCTCTTCGGCTTTATCTTCGCGGGAATTCTTCACGTGCTTTTTCCGATCGATGCCTTTGCGAGGCATTTGGGAAAGAGAGGTTTCTGGTCCGTCATAAAGGCTGTGATTTTTGGGATCCCCCTTCCCCTTTGTTCGTGCAGCGTAATTCCATCCGCAATACTCTTGCGTAGGAGAGGCGCGAGCCGTGGAGCTATTCTGAGTTTCTTGGTCGCTACTCCCATCACAGGTATAGATTCGATAATGGCCACCTATTCGTTGATGGGGCTTTTTTTTACCGTATTTCGCGTGATCGCCTCTTCGGTGACTGCCATTGTGACCGGCATCATGGGAAATCTGCTTCTTCCCAAGGAAGAATTGGTAATGCATGTCCATCATTATCCTCCCATGTCGGATGATCCTCAGTGCTGCCACGATGAGGCTGCAAAGAGATCGATGAAAATACACCACAGAATCAGAACGCTCTTCAGGTACGCTTTCATTGAGCTTTTGGGGGATATTTGGAAGTGGCTGGTGATCGGCCTGATAGTCGGAGGTGTGATATCCTACTTCGTTCCAGAGAATATCATACAGAGGTATCTGGGCGGAGGCTTGCAGCCGATGCTGATAATGATGTTGGTGGGAATTCCCATGTACATCTGCGCCACCGGCTCGATTCCAATCGTTGCGGCGCTGATCTTCAAAGGGATGAGTCCGGGGGTCGGTCTCGTTTTCCTTCTTGCCGGACCGGCGACAAATGCCGTTACTTTTACGGTCGTGGCCAGGGAGCTCGGCAAGGGTGCTGCTGTAATATACGTGACCTGCATAGCTGTTATGAGCTTGCTGATGGGGCTTGTCCTCGATCTACTCTGGGAAAAGGGTTCTTCACCGCCATTGCACGCGATGACGCACGGGCCTATGCTTCCATCATGGGTTTCAGATTCTTCAACTATCATCTTTTTAGCGTTGATACTGCTCGTATCTATCAGGAATGCGGGAAAGGGCGGAGGGGATAAGAGCTGCTGTGGTCATTGA
- a CDS encoding FprA family A-type flavoprotein, protein MESAVKIRDGIYWIGVNDRTTDIFEGIWPLPRGVSYNSYIIDDDKVAVIDTVKQNSFEKFLDKINSVIGLGRKIDYLIVNHMEPDHSGAIGLLLNLHPEMKIVGNKKTAEFLKSFFGISENVVTVADGGSLDLGKHRLSFHLTPMVHWPETMVTYESEEKILFSADAFGGFGALTGGIFDDEVDIAYFEDEILRYFSNIVGKYCAMVQKAIEKLKHINISVIAPTHGPVWRSNPGWIVDRYDRWSRHQAEAGVVIAYASMYGNTEKMMEAVASGLAEQDVSRIRIHDVSRTHISFLIRDAWRFKALILGSPTYDTKLFPTMDNFVKMLSHKQLKNRILGLFGTYGWSGGGVSSLRDFASSIGWDLIEPIIESRCSPTEGDLKHCFTLGQKVVEKLKQCPSCM, encoded by the coding sequence ATGGAGAGTGCGGTTAAGATTCGCGACGGAATTTATTGGATAGGGGTTAATGACAGGACTACGGACATATTCGAGGGGATTTGGCCGCTGCCTCGTGGAGTTTCCTACAATTCCTACATTATAGATGATGATAAAGTAGCTGTAATTGACACCGTGAAACAGAATTCCTTTGAAAAATTTCTGGATAAAATCAACAGCGTGATAGGTTTAGGGCGCAAGATCGACTACCTCATCGTAAATCACATGGAGCCCGATCATTCCGGTGCCATAGGGCTATTGCTAAACCTTCATCCGGAGATGAAGATAGTCGGCAACAAGAAGACCGCGGAATTTTTGAAGAGTTTTTTCGGAATCAGCGAAAATGTCGTGACGGTAGCCGATGGTGGCTCACTCGATCTCGGAAAACACAGACTTTCTTTTCATCTCACGCCGATGGTGCACTGGCCGGAGACGATGGTCACCTATGAGTCCGAGGAGAAGATCCTCTTTTCTGCGGATGCCTTCGGTGGCTTCGGCGCGCTGACCGGCGGCATCTTCGATGACGAGGTCGACATCGCCTATTTCGAGGATGAGATACTTCGCTATTTTTCCAACATCGTCGGCAAATACTGCGCTATGGTGCAAAAGGCGATCGAAAAGCTAAAACACATAAACATATCCGTCATCGCTCCGACACACGGCCCCGTGTGGCGCTCGAATCCCGGTTGGATAGTGGATCGCTACGACAGGTGGAGCCGCCATCAGGCTGAGGCCGGAGTCGTAATTGCCTACGCATCGATGTACGGCAACACCGAAAAGATGATGGAGGCGGTAGCTAGCGGCCTGGCTGAGCAGGATGTCTCGAGAATCAGGATTCATGACGTCTCTCGAACTCATATTTCATTTCTTATAAGGGATGCCTGGCGTTTCAAGGCCCTGATACTCGGCAGCCCGACCTACGATACCAAACTCTTCCCCACTATGGATAACTTCGTGAAAATGCTGAGTCATAAGCAGCTTAAGAATAGAATCTTAGGGCTTTTTGGGACCTACGGCTGGAGCGGAGGTGGGGTATCTTCTTTAAGGGATTTTGCATCATCTATAGGTTGGGATTTGATAGAACCTATCATCGAATCAAGGTGTTCTCCCACTGAAGGTGATTTGAAGCACTGCTTTACTCTTGGTCAGAAAGTAGTTGAAAAACTTAAACAATGTCCATCGTGCATGTGA